AGCGACACGTTGTCCGTGCCCAGGAATCCCGCCGCCGTCACGGGGCGGGGGCCCCCCGCGAGGAACGCCGCCACGTTGATGCCCTTGCCCCCCGGCGTTCGCGTCTCCGCCACCACGCGGTTGACCGCGCCCGCCGTGAACCCCGGACACTCCAGCGTCTGGTCGATGGCCGCGTTCAACGTGACCGTCACCACGCCCGGCTTCACTGGCCTCATGCCCGCGCTCCCTTCCGGTTCAGCAGCGGGCGCACCCGTTCGCGCACCTCGGCCGCGCCGCCGCACTCCAGCGCGTCCCGGGCCACGGCTTCCGCCTCCTCCATGCGGATGCCGCGCAGCAGCGCCTTCACCGACGGAATGCTGGGAATGGCCACGCTCAGCTCCGTGACGCCCAGGCCGGACAGCACCACCGCGCCGGACGGGTCGCCCGCGATGCCGCCGCACGCGCCCACCCAGATGCCCGCCTTGCGCGCCGCTCGCACCGTGAGGTCCACCATGCGCAGCACCGCCGGGTGCAGGCCGTCCGCCCGCGGCGCGAGCACCGGATGCTCCCGGTCCATCGCCAGCACGTACTGCGTCAGGTCGTTGGTGCCGATGGAGAAGAACGACACGTCCCGCGCCAGCCGCTCCGCCATCATCACCGCCGATGGGACTTCAATCATGATGCCCGTCTCCACGGGCGCCGCGCCGACCTCCTGGCGCACGGACTCGGTGATGGCGCGGGCCTTCGCCAGCTCCTCGGGCATCGCCACCATCGGGTACATGATGCGGACCGGCCCCTCCATGGACGCGCGCAGGATGGCGCGCAGCTGCGTGCGGAACAGGTCCTCCCGTTCGAAGCACAGCCGGATGCCGCGCACGCCGAGGAACGGGTTCTCCTCCGCCGGCAGCGACAGGTAGGGCACCTGCTTGTCGCCGCCGATGTCCAGCGTGCGCAGGATGAGCGGCAGCCCGTTCAGCGCGCGGACCATGGTGCGGTACGCCTGGAACTGCTCCTCCTCGTCGGGCGGGTCGTCGCGCTGGAGGAAGAGGAACTCGGTGCGCATCAGGCCCACGCCCTCGCCGCCCGCGTCCACGGCCTTCTGGGCGTCCGCGGCCTCGCTGATGTTCGCGGCCACCTCCACGCGCTTGCCGTCCAGCGTGATGGCGGGCCGGTAGCGCTCCAGCTTCTCCTCCTCGCGCCGGGCCCGGATGCGCTCGAGCTGGTGCGCGGCCTTCGCCTGGTCCCGCTCCGACGGCTCCACGACGAGCACGCCCGCGTCCCCATCCAGGATGCAGTGCTGTCCGTCGCGCAGGTCCAGCACCGACGGCCCCGCCGCCACCACCGCCGGCAGGTCCAGCGAGCGCGCGATGATGGCCGTGTGCGATGTGGTGCCGCCGCCCGCCGTGCACAGGCCCAGCACCATGGCGGGGTCCAGCTTCGCGGTGTCGGACGGAGCCAGGTCCTCCGCCAGCAGCACCACCGGGTGAACCGGAAAGGCGGCCTCGCCCTCCACCACCTTCGCCAGGGGGCGCAGCACGCGCCGGCCCACGTCCCGCAGGTCCGCGGCCCGAGCGGCCAGCACCGGCTCGTCCAGCATCGCGAGCGCCTCCGCGCGGTTCTCGAAGACGCGGCGCCAGGACGCCCCCGCGCTGAAGCCGGTGTCGATGAGGACGTGGGACTCCGACAGCATCTCCGGGTCGTCCAGCAGCTCCAGGTGCGCCTTGAAGATGGCGGCCCGCCGCGCCCCCGCCTTCGTCAGGAAGCCTTCGTGCAACTGGCGCAGCTCCGCCGCCGCGCCCGCCAGGGCCTCTTCCAGCAGGCGGTGCTCGCGGGCCGTGTCGGCGGCGCGCTCCTCCACCTCCAGCCGCTCCCGCTGGAAGGTCCACACGGGCCCGGCGGCGATGCCCGGCGACGCGGACAGCCCCGCCACCAGCGTGCCCTCGTAGTCGAGCGTGACGGCGGGCCTGGGCGTCGCGCTCGGGAGGGGCGCGGCGGGGGGCTCCTCGCCCAGCCCGGACGCGAACGCTTCGCGCAGCGCGACGAGCGCCGCGTCCGCGTCATCGCCCGTCGCGGTGAAGGTCAGGGTCGTGCCGCTCCGGGCTCCCAGGCGCAGGAGCGACAGGAGGCTGCGGGCGTTGGCCTGCCGCCCTTCGTGGTGGACGGTGACGTCCGCGCGGAAGCGCCGCACCACCTCCACCAGCACGGTGGCCGGGCGCGCGTGCAGGCCCTCCGGGGATGGGGACGCGACCTGGAGGTGGCGGCCCTCGATGACGGGGGGCGCGGCTGGAGGCTCCGGCGCGGAGTCGGTGCCGTTGAGGGCGTGGATGATGACGGCGGGGTCTCGCGTGTGGGCCAGGGCCTCGGAGCGGGCCTCGTCGCCCAGCACGCCGGTGAGGTTGGCGAGCACCTGGAGGTGTTCATCGGACTTCGCCGCGATGCCCACGACGATGCGCGCGTGGCCCTCCTGATTCCAGGCGACCCCGGCGGGGAACTGCACGACGACGACGCCCGTCTGGAGCACCAGGTCCCGCGCCGCTGGCAGGCCATGGGGAATGGCGATGCCGTGGCCCAGGTAGGTCGCGGACACCTGCTCGCGCTGGAGCATGCTGTCGACGTAGCCGGGCGCGATGAAGCCTGCGTCCACCATCACCTGCCCGACCTGCCGGATGGCCTCCGCCTTGTCGGCGGCGGACCGTCCCAGACGGACCTGCGAGGGGGTCAACATCAGCATCGGGGCTCCTTGCTTCGAGTGCGCGTGCGCTTCACGCCGGGAACGACATCCCATCCTGCCCTGGCGCCCCGAAAGCCCCGGTGAGCGCTTCGGAGCCCCGTCCTCCGGGCAACAGCTTCGCGGGAGAGAAGGCCTCCTTGCCAGGGGCAGGGCGGCCAGGCGACGTCCTGCATCGGCGCGCGTGACGGGACGTAGGAGGGTGTTAAGGAGGAAGCCGTCATGTCTGACAGCGTCCTGGATTTCTACGAAGGGCTGGCCGAGGAATACCACCTGCTCTTCGCGGACTGGGAGCAGGCGGTGGACCGGCAGGGCGCGGTGCTGGACGCGTTGCTGCGCCGCTCAGGCGCGCCGCCTCCGCGCCGGGTGTTGGACTGCGCGTGCGGCATTGGCACGCAGGCGCTGGGGCTGGCGGCTCGGGGTTACGCGGTGCACGCCACGGACCTGAGTCCCTCCGCGGTGGCCCGCGCGGAGCGGGAAGCCCGGGCCATGCACGTGAGCCTCACCACCGGCGTGGCGGACATGCGCATGCTGGACTGGCAGGTGCCGGGCACGTTCCACGTGGTGATGTCGTGCGACAACGCGATGGCGCACCTGCTGGAGGACTCGGACCTGGAGGACGCGGCGAACGCGATGGCGTCGCGACTGGTGCCGGGCGGGTTGCTGGTGGCGAGCCTGCGCGACCACTCGGCGCTCCTGGAGAAGCGGCCGCGCTTCACGGCGGAGCGGGTGCTGGACACGCCGCTGGGCCGCCGCGTCCTCTTCCAGGTCTGGGATTGGGCGGTGGATGAAAGGCAGTACACGGTGCGCCAGTTCATCCTGCGCCAGGAGTCCGGCGTCTGGCACACCACCGAGCACACCGGCATCTACCGCTTGTTGCAGCGCGTGGAGCTGGAGCAGGCGCTCACGAAGGCGGGGCTCGTGGATCCCCGCTGGTACACGCCGGAGGAGACGGGCTTCAACCAGCCGCTCATCACCGCGCGGCGGCCTTGAGCCACGGCGCGAGGGTGAGGGTTTGCGCGGAGGAGTGCCAGTCATGACGGGTTTGGATGACGGTTCCCATGGGCCCGCCGCTGCATGCCCGTGTCTCAATTCCGTCAGCGGTTGAAGCTCACCGCGAGGAAGCGGCGCACGCGGTCCGCAAGTGGCTCAGGACGCGCATCGCGCCTCCAAGCGGGCCTGCGCCGCCAGCGCCTCGTGCCACCAGGACTCCAGCTCCGCGCGCAGGAGGGGGACGGCGTGACGACGCACCGTGGCCGCGGCCTTCAACCACACGCGCGCCTGGTGGACCCGGGTGTGCAGCACGTCCAGCAGCGACGAGGAAGTGGAGGCGGTAGCCGGGAGCCACGCGTCCCACCTGGCCTGCTCGTGTGCCACTGGAGTCATGCGGATGGAGAGCGCGACCTGGAGGACCGGAAACAGCTCCGCGCGCGGCGGCCCCACCCAGATGAAGGCCAGCAGGAGCTGGATCGCCAGGATCCACCCCAGTCCCTCCCGGATGAACGGAGGGAGCGGCCGGGCTCCCCTGGAGGGGGACTCGGGAGGTCCGTCAGGGTCCACCTGTCCACGCAGCGGTCTGCTCACGGCATCCCTCCTGGCTACAGTTGTAGTCACGAGGGATATGGCATGATTACAGTTGTAGTCAAGAGGGGCGCTTCAGGCGCGCTTCGCGTCCGCGGGCGCGTTGGGGTGTCGAGCGAGCATGGCGCGGAGCTGCGGCTGGCGGCGCACCAGCTCCTGCTTGAGCAGGTGGGTGATGAGGGCGGGGGGCGCGGCGCTCCAGCGCGCGATGTTCTGCACGAGCATGGGTGAGCGGTACGTGCGCCCGCAGAGCAGCGACGTCGTCTTGCCGTCCACGGGCATGCCCACGAGCGCGCCCAGGGCCCGGCCCTCCGTGTTGAGGATGAGCTCCACCTTCTCCTCGGAGGGGCCCGTGGAGAAGCGCTGGCGCAGCAGCTCGCGCGCGGTGCGGCGGGTCTGCTCCGGCACGTCGCGGTCCACCGTGAGCTTATGGTGCTCCATCAGGCGGCGCATCGCCCACAGGCGGCGGAAGAGGGCCACGGGCAGCTGCGGGTTGCGCACGAGGAAGCGGCGCACGCCCGTGTCCGAAGCGAACGCCGCGCGGGCCACCAGCGCCTCCAGGCCCACCGGGTTGCGGTGGTGCCGCGCGATGAGCCGCGCGTGCGCGAGCCCGACGCGCGAGTTCTCCAGTACGGCCTTGATGACGGCGGGCACCGGGTCGAAGCACAGCGCGGACAGCTCTGGATCCTCCGCCCCGTGCGCGAGCGCGACCCGCTGGTCCTCCGGCAATGCGTGCAGGCGCGTCTCGAAGAGCTTGCGGTAGTCGCCCAGCACGGCCTCGGGCACGTCGTCCGCGGGCTCGGGTTCCTCGGGGGCTCCCTCCGTGGCCTCCGCTTCCGGCAGCGGCTCCAGGTCACTGGCCTCGTGCGGGACCGAGGCGGCGCCACCGGCATGCGCGCCGGAGCCGGCCGCCGCGCTCGCGGAGGTCCTCGCAGGCGACGGGGGCGGTGCACTGCTCTGGGCCGGCGCCGTGTCCTGCCTCACGGTGTTCACGGGGGAAGGCTCCACTCCGGGCAGCAACGCTCCCTGCGACACCAGCCGCGTGAGGATGTCGCGCAGCCGCTCGGGCGGCAGTCCGGTGAGCGCGGGCAGGTCGCGGGCGCGGGTATGGCCGTCCAGGCGGGACAGCACGAAGCCCTCTTCCGCGCTCAGCGGGAGGCGGCGCAGGTCCACCGTGGGGTTCAGCTTGGGCGTCCAGTCGTTCATGCGCGTCCCCGAGTCTTTCACGACACGCGCACCCCCTGCCTCCTCCCGGCCATGCCGCCCGCACCGGATTGTTCCCGGGCCGTCTGAAAACGACGGGCTGCGTCGGGCCTGGTCGCCTGCTCGCCAGTCCACGGTGCCGCCCGGGTTGCCGGGACGCGTGGGCCGACCGGTGTCGCTGCCTACACGCCGCATGCGGGAGCGGGTTGACGGGAGGCGGGGAGCTGGACACAACTTCACCTCATGTCCGACCGCATCCAGACCTATGCCGAGTTCTGGCCGTTCTACCTGCGCGAGCACTCGCATGCGTCGACACGCTGGCTGCACTTCGCGGGCACGAGCCTGGGCGTGGGCCTGGGCGTGACGGCCGCCGTCACCGGGCGTGGCGCGCTGGTTCCCGCCGCGCTGGTGGCCGCTTACGGCTTCGCGTGGGCCAGCCACTTCAAGATCGAGCACAACCGTCCGGCGACCTTCAAGTACCCGCTCTGGTCGCTCATCTCCGACTTCCGGATGGCGGCGCTCATGGCCACCGGCCAGCTGGGGCCGCACCTGGAGCGCGCCAACGCGGGCACGCCGGCCACCGCCACCCTGGCGCCGGCCTCCGCGGAGTAGGGCGCCCGTCCTTCCGCGCGCCCGCGGTGGCCGAGCTCGTGGAGCGCTTCGTCTGTGCGCCCCGCTTCGCCGCTCAACGCCATCCGCGCGCCCGTGGCGGTCGAGCTCGTGGAGCGCTTCGTCCGAGCGCTCCGCTTCGCCGCCTCGCACCGTCCGCGCGCGGGGCCCGTGTCCGCGTGGAGCGCGGGCCCCAGCGACCTCACCGCGTCCTCAGGCGCTGACGCCGACGCCAATGGGGCAGCTCACGCCGGTGCCGCCGACGCCGCAGTAACCCCCAGGGTTCTTCTGCAGGTACTGCTGGTGGTAGTCCTCGGCGTAATAGAAGGCCGGCGCGGGCAGGATCTCCGTGGTGATGTCGCCCAGGCCCTTCGCGTTCAGCGCGGCCTGATACGTCTGGCGCGTCTCCTCCGCCGCGCGCTTCTGCGCGTCGTTCGCGTAGTAGATGCCGGAGCGGTACTGGGTGCCCGCGTCGTTGCCCTGACGCATGCCCTGCGTCGGGTCGTGGTTCTCCCAGAAGAGCTTCAAGAGCTGCGCGTAGGGGACCTTCTTCGGGTCGTAGACCA
This Corallococcus silvisoli DNA region includes the following protein-coding sequences:
- the ptsP gene encoding phosphoenolpyruvate--protein phosphotransferase; translation: MLTPSQVRLGRSAADKAEAIRQVGQVMVDAGFIAPGYVDSMLQREQVSATYLGHGIAIPHGLPAARDLVLQTGVVVVQFPAGVAWNQEGHARIVVGIAAKSDEHLQVLANLTGVLGDEARSEALAHTRDPAVIIHALNGTDSAPEPPAAPPVIEGRHLQVASPSPEGLHARPATVLVEVVRRFRADVTVHHEGRQANARSLLSLLRLGARSGTTLTFTATGDDADAALVALREAFASGLGEEPPAAPLPSATPRPAVTLDYEGTLVAGLSASPGIAAGPVWTFQRERLEVEERAADTAREHRLLEEALAGAAAELRQLHEGFLTKAGARRAAIFKAHLELLDDPEMLSESHVLIDTGFSAGASWRRVFENRAEALAMLDEPVLAARAADLRDVGRRVLRPLAKVVEGEAAFPVHPVVLLAEDLAPSDTAKLDPAMVLGLCTAGGGTTSHTAIIARSLDLPAVVAAGPSVLDLRDGQHCILDGDAGVLVVEPSERDQAKAAHQLERIRARREEEKLERYRPAITLDGKRVEVAANISEAADAQKAVDAGGEGVGLMRTEFLFLQRDDPPDEEEQFQAYRTMVRALNGLPLILRTLDIGGDKQVPYLSLPAEENPFLGVRGIRLCFEREDLFRTQLRAILRASMEGPVRIMYPMVAMPEELAKARAITESVRQEVGAAPVETGIMIEVPSAVMMAERLARDVSFFSIGTNDLTQYVLAMDREHPVLAPRADGLHPAVLRMVDLTVRAARKAGIWVGACGGIAGDPSGAVVLSGLGVTELSVAIPSIPSVKALLRGIRMEEAEAVARDALECGGAAEVRERVRPLLNRKGARA
- a CDS encoding class I SAM-dependent methyltransferase, which translates into the protein MSDSVLDFYEGLAEEYHLLFADWEQAVDRQGAVLDALLRRSGAPPPRRVLDCACGIGTQALGLAARGYAVHATDLSPSAVARAEREARAMHVSLTTGVADMRMLDWQVPGTFHVVMSCDNAMAHLLEDSDLEDAANAMASRLVPGGLLVASLRDHSALLEKRPRFTAERVLDTPLGRRVLFQVWDWAVDERQYTVRQFILRQESGVWHTTEHTGIYRLLQRVELEQALTKAGLVDPRWYTPEETGFNQPLITARRP
- a CDS encoding DUF962 domain-containing protein, producing MSDRIQTYAEFWPFYLREHSHASTRWLHFAGTSLGVGLGVTAAVTGRGALVPAALVAAYGFAWASHFKIEHNRPATFKYPLWSLISDFRMAALMATGQLGPHLERANAGTPATATLAPASAE
- the msrA gene encoding peptide-methionine (S)-S-oxide reductase MsrA — protein: MFFTSPKKSRLPTPQEALPGRPQEMPVPQKHTVLSTPLKGPVPEGFETAIFGMGCFWGVERKFWQVPGVYSTAVGYAGGLTPNPTYEEVCSGLTGHNEVVRVVYDPKKVPYAQLLKLFWENHDPTQGMRQGNDAGTQYRSGIYYANDAQKRAAEETRQTYQAALNAKGLGDITTEILPAPAFYYAEDYHQQYLQKNPGGYCGVGGTGVSCPIGVGVSA